A region from the Lolium perenne isolate Kyuss_39 chromosome 4, Kyuss_2.0, whole genome shotgun sequence genome encodes:
- the LOC127292239 gene encoding chaperonin-like RbcX protein 2, chloroplastic, with translation MAGVQVMPAVGAVDVGLGRRRLAAASGSGAGIFVGDSRRRSRRPAACSVRLRQSRGRRGGLAIVCNLGGTYEDDFSDVDKQLMNYFTYKAVRTVMTQLYEMNPPSYRWFYNFVAVNKPTEGKFFLRALVKERQELAERVMITRLHLYGKWIKKCDHAKMYEKISDENLELMRERLMETVIWPTDDTSSEKIG, from the exons ATGGCCGGAGTTCAGGTGATGCCGGCGGTGGGCGCCGTCGACGTCGGGCTAGGGAGGAGGCGGCTTGCCGCTGCGTCTGGGTCAGGGGCGGGAATTTTCGTAGGGGACAGCAGGAGGAGGTCTCGCCGGCCGGCGGCCTGCTCAGTCAGGCTCAGGCAGAGCCGGGGAAGGAGGGGCGGCCTCGCCATCGTCTGCAACCTCGGGGGCACGTACGAGGACGACTTTAGCGACGTCGACAAG CAACTGATGAATTACTTCACCTACAAAGCCGTCAGGACCGTGATGACCCAGCTCTACGAGATGAACCCGCCCAGCTACCGCTGGTTCTACAA CTTTGTTGCAGTGAACAAGCCTACTGAGGGCAAGTTCTTCCTGCGCGCTCTTGTAAAG GAGAGGCAGGAGCTTGCGGAGCGGGTGATGATAACAAGGCTTCACCTGTACGGGAAATGGATCAAG AAATGCGACCACGCGAAGATGTACGAGAAGATCTCGGACGAGAACCTGGAGCTGATGCGGGAGCGGCTCATGGAGACCGTCATCTGGCCCACCGACGACACCAGCTCCGAGAAGATCGGCTGA